A region from the Sorex araneus isolate mSorAra2 chromosome 6, mSorAra2.pri, whole genome shotgun sequence genome encodes:
- the LOC129405853 gene encoding olfactory receptor 2T5-like: protein MDNTSWGSNHTGWADFILLGFFTRSNHPALLCAVIFVVFLLALSGNSILILLIHWDTNLHTPMYFFISQLSLMDVMYISVTVPKMLMNQVIGINTISPPECGIQMFLYLTLVGSEYLLLAAMAYDRYVAICHPLHYSILMSHKMCFLLVSTCWFLGMVDGFLLTPVTMTFPFCRSRKIQHFFCEAPALMKLSCSDTTLYETLMYICCVLMLLIPLTAISISYYLILLTIYRMNSAEGQKKAFATCASHMIVVTLFFGAAVYTYMLPKSYHTPEKDMVISVFYTILTPVLNPLIYSFRNKDVTAALTKMVSGGVLMH from the coding sequence ATGGACAACacaagctggggatcaaaccacacTGGATGGGCAGATTTTATCCTATTGGGATTCTTCACTCGATCAAATCACCCAGCTCTTCTTTGTGCCGTCATTTTTGTGGTTTTCCTACTGGCCTTGTCTGGAAATAGCATTCTGATCCTTCTGATACACTGGGATACCAATCTCCATACGCCAATGTACTTTTTCATCAGCCAGTTGTCTCTCATGGATGTCATGTATATTTCAGTCACGGTGCCCAAGATGCTCATGAACCAAGTCATAGGTATAAACACTATTTCACCTCCTGAGTGTGGTATTCAGATGTTCTTATATCTGACACTAGTAGGTTCAGAATATTTACTTCTTGCAGCCATGGCCTATGATCgttatgtggccatctgccatcCACTCCATTATTCTATTCTCATGAGCCATAAAATGTGCTTCCTTTTAGTGTCTACCTGCTGGTTTCTGGGAATGGTGGACGGGTTCTTGCTCACACCTGTCACTATGACATTCCCATTCTGCAGATCCCGGAAGATCCAACATTTCTTCTGTGAGGCCCCTGCTCTAATGAAGCTTTCTTGTTCAGACACAACCCTCTATGAGACACTTATGTATATATGCTGTGTCCTCATGCTTCTTATACCTCTAACAGCAATTTCAATCTCTTATTATTTAATTCTTCTCACCATCTACAGGATGAACTCAGCAGAAGGCCAGAAAAAGGCCTTTGCCACTTGTGCTTCTCATATGATTGTGGTTACTCTGTTCTTTGGGGCTgctgtgtacacatacatgcttCCCAAATCCTATCACACACCTGAGAAGGACATGGTGATCTCTGTATTTTATACTATACTGACAC